Proteins found in one Flavobacterium channae genomic segment:
- a CDS encoding 50S ribosomal protein L25/general stress protein Ctc yields the protein MKSITIKGSERESVGKKATKAVRDAGMVPCVIYGGNQPVHFVADERAFKDLVYTPNAHTVVVELNGTSYNVIMQDIQFHPVSDKILHIDFFQLSDDKEIIMEVPVKITGTSPGVLLGGVLRLNQRRLKVKALPKFLPDFVEANISELQMGNKLYVTKIETNNFKLMHPDNTVVCQVRISRAAMKAAQEAAKAEKGAKKKK from the coding sequence ATGAAATCAATTACGATTAAAGGATCAGAAAGAGAAAGCGTAGGTAAAAAGGCAACTAAAGCCGTACGTGATGCTGGAATGGTTCCTTGCGTTATCTACGGAGGAAATCAACCAGTTCATTTTGTTGCAGACGAAAGAGCATTTAAAGATTTGGTTTACACTCCAAACGCACACACTGTTGTAGTTGAGTTAAACGGAACGTCTTACAATGTTATCATGCAAGACATTCAATTTCACCCAGTTTCTGACAAAATTTTACACATTGACTTCTTCCAATTAAGCGATGATAAAGAAATCATTATGGAAGTACCAGTTAAAATTACAGGAACTTCTCCAGGGGTATTATTAGGAGGTGTTTTACGTTTAAACCAACGTCGTTTAAAAGTAAAAGCTTTACCTAAATTCTTACCTGACTTTGTTGAAGCTAATATTTCAGAATTACAAATGGGTAACAAATTATACGTTACTAAAATTGAAACTAACAATTTCAAATTAATGCACCCAGATAACACTGTAGTTTGTCAAGTGAGAATTTCTCGTGCGGCAATGAAAGCAGCTCAAGAGGCAGCAAAAGCAGAAAAAGGAGCAAAAAAGAAAAAATAA
- a CDS encoding zinc-dependent metalloprotease: MKKLLLALVLVFSSVVLNAQIKSNWHQVEENSLKDLPKVRRASFPQEYQLWKLDLQSLKHQLRNAPVRGQFQGVSNVVIQLPNASGQLESFRILETPIMEEGLAAKFPTIKSYVGKGIDDVTAVARFSITEFGLHSMTLSAGKSTAFIDPYTENTQNYIVYNRASLIGDGQTFECLTKNDVHLPSIEHDRRANAMFRADTDDKILRTYRLAQSCTAEYGNIFRGNTADPIATQKGRIQAQMAITMTRVNGVYENDLAITMIFIANNDALIYLGTTTSDPWNGEYNTQTGVTIDANVGFNSYDIGHNFNTSGGGNAGCIGCVCSTSTNPSGGFHKGTGMTGRSNPTGDAFDIDYVAHEMGHQFGGYHTQSSSNCRSGSGATEVEPGSGSTIMGYAGICASNVQSNSDAYFAYVNIRDIMENVKFGVSQPTLPITSFSNNPPTANAGRDYVIPKSTAFMLVGQGSDPENDPITYTWEQNDPEDPGSTAAPTATRASGPMFRSVWGTTSNTRIMPNMTTVLTGATSNTWEVCPSVARDLNFSLTVRDNNNGIGQTATDLMKVTVNGVAGPFIVNAPNTAVSWQAGTNQSVTWNVAGTDLNGINAKFVDIYLSTNGGTSFPILLASKVPNDGSETITVPNNVGTTNRIMVKGWDNIFFDVSNANFTITAPSSTMAIAFNGVEGQQNKPFCQGATATYSIDYKALGGFSGSTTFAATGTPAGATVSFSPTSISANGTVTMSITNTAGAAPGFYNIVVTATSGAITKTAPFYLELLSSNFGTQTLTSPANNAINQSTFITLSWPVNASASSYDLQISSDSGFSSYFFNGNVNTNSYSIGGLSDATTYYWRVKPKNAGCDGIFSTTYNFRTGQTDCGVSVSSGDIPKTIRANVPNTVTSTINIASGSIITDLNVNLAITHTYIQDLTIRLTSPSGTIVDLLREPCGNNDNMNVVIDDSGSAVVCGTGNPSLTGVVVPFQVLSAFNGQNSTGTWTLTVIDGYNGDGGSLDSWGINICSTQPLSLESNTINDLAIYPNPNNGNFNVQFTSTSGNEIKVNVHDIRGRAIFAKSYNSNGLFNESLQLNNIQSGVYLVTVQDGDRKEVKKIVVK; encoded by the coding sequence ATGAAAAAACTATTACTAGCTTTAGTATTAGTGTTTTCTTCTGTTGTATTGAATGCTCAAATTAAATCTAATTGGCATCAAGTTGAAGAAAATTCTTTAAAAGACTTACCAAAAGTTAGAAGAGCTTCATTTCCTCAAGAATATCAATTGTGGAAATTAGATCTTCAAAGTTTAAAACATCAATTAAGAAATGCTCCTGTTAGAGGACAATTTCAGGGTGTTTCAAATGTCGTTATTCAATTGCCTAATGCTTCTGGACAGCTAGAAAGTTTTAGGATTTTAGAGACTCCTATAATGGAAGAAGGGTTGGCCGCAAAATTCCCTACAATTAAATCTTATGTTGGTAAAGGTATTGATGATGTTACAGCTGTTGCAAGATTTTCAATAACTGAGTTCGGTTTACATAGTATGACATTGTCTGCGGGTAAAAGCACCGCTTTTATTGATCCTTACACTGAAAATACTCAAAATTATATTGTTTACAATAGAGCAAGCTTAATAGGTGATGGTCAAACATTTGAATGTTTAACCAAAAATGATGTTCATTTACCTTCAATAGAACATGATAGAAGAGCAAATGCTATGTTTAGAGCTGATACCGATGACAAGATTTTAAGAACTTATCGATTAGCACAGTCTTGTACAGCGGAATATGGCAATATATTTAGGGGTAATACGGCTGATCCTATAGCAACGCAAAAAGGTAGAATTCAGGCTCAAATGGCAATTACAATGACTCGTGTAAACGGAGTTTATGAGAATGATTTAGCAATTACAATGATTTTTATCGCTAATAATGATGCGTTAATTTATTTAGGTACTACTACTTCTGATCCTTGGAATGGAGAATATAATACTCAAACAGGTGTAACTATCGATGCAAATGTGGGTTTTAATAGTTATGATATTGGACACAATTTTAATACTTCTGGAGGAGGTAATGCAGGATGTATAGGTTGTGTGTGTAGTACAAGTACAAATCCAAGCGGAGGGTTTCACAAAGGAACAGGTATGACAGGTCGTTCAAATCCAACTGGTGATGCCTTTGATATCGATTATGTAGCACATGAAATGGGGCATCAATTTGGAGGGTACCATACGCAAAGTAGTTCTAATTGCAGATCTGGAAGTGGAGCAACTGAGGTAGAGCCTGGTTCGGGTTCAACTATAATGGGTTATGCAGGTATTTGTGCATCTAATGTACAAAGTAATAGTGACGCTTATTTTGCTTATGTAAATATTAGAGATATTATGGAGAATGTAAAGTTTGGTGTTAGCCAACCAACATTGCCAATAACAAGTTTTTCGAATAATCCACCTACTGCAAACGCAGGAAGAGATTATGTGATACCAAAATCTACAGCTTTCATGTTAGTTGGTCAAGGATCTGATCCTGAAAACGATCCAATTACCTATACTTGGGAACAAAATGATCCCGAGGATCCTGGTTCAACTGCTGCTCCAACAGCAACAAGAGCGTCTGGACCGATGTTTAGATCCGTTTGGGGTACTACTTCTAATACTAGGATTATGCCAAATATGACAACTGTTTTAACTGGCGCAACTTCTAATACTTGGGAGGTTTGTCCTTCAGTGGCTAGAGATTTAAATTTTTCATTAACAGTTAGAGATAATAATAATGGAATTGGGCAAACAGCTACTGATTTAATGAAGGTTACTGTCAACGGAGTGGCTGGACCATTTATTGTTAATGCTCCTAATACAGCAGTTTCTTGGCAAGCGGGCACTAATCAAAGTGTTACTTGGAATGTTGCTGGTACTGATTTGAACGGAATTAATGCAAAATTTGTTGATATTTATTTGTCAACAAATGGTGGAACATCTTTTCCAATTTTATTAGCTAGTAAAGTTCCAAACGATGGTTCTGAAACAATTACTGTTCCTAATAATGTTGGTACAACAAACAGAATTATGGTTAAAGGTTGGGATAATATCTTTTTTGATGTTTCTAATGCTAACTTTACAATAACAGCACCATCTAGTACTATGGCTATTGCATTTAATGGAGTTGAAGGCCAACAAAACAAGCCGTTTTGTCAAGGAGCTACTGCAACTTATTCTATAGATTATAAAGCTTTAGGTGGGTTTTCTGGAAGTACAACGTTTGCTGCAACAGGAACACCTGCAGGAGCGACAGTTTCATTCTCACCAACATCAATAAGTGCTAACGGTACAGTAACTATGTCTATAACAAATACAGCTGGTGCAGCTCCAGGTTTTTATAACATAGTTGTTACAGCTACTTCTGGAGCAATAACTAAAACAGCTCCATTTTATTTAGAGTTATTAAGCTCAAATTTTGGAACTCAAACTCTAACTTCACCAGCAAATAATGCTATTAATCAAAGCACTTTTATAACACTTTCTTGGCCAGTTAACGCTTCGGCATCATCTTATGATTTGCAAATTTCTTCAGATTCAGGCTTTTCAAGTTATTTTTTTAATGGAAACGTTAATACAAATTCTTATTCAATTGGTGGATTATCGGATGCAACAACATATTATTGGAGAGTGAAACCTAAAAATGCTGGATGCGATGGCATATTTAGTACGACATATAATTTTAGAACTGGACAAACAGATTGTGGTGTGTCGGTTTCAAGTGGAGATATACCTAAGACAATTAGAGCAAATGTGCCAAATACTGTAACTTCAACAATAAATATAGCTTCTGGTTCAATTATTACTGATTTAAATGTGAATTTAGCTATTACTCACACCTATATTCAAGATTTAACAATTAGACTTACTAGTCCGTCAGGAACAATTGTTGATTTATTAAGGGAGCCATGTGGGAATAATGATAATATGAATGTTGTTATAGATGATTCTGGATCTGCAGTTGTATGTGGAACAGGAAATCCTTCTTTAACTGGAGTTGTTGTGCCTTTCCAAGTATTATCGGCTTTTAATGGTCAAAATTCTACAGGAACTTGGACTCTTACTGTAATTGATGGATATAATGGAGATGGTGGTTCTTTAGATAGTTGGGGGATAAATATTTGTTCTACTCAACCATTGAGTTTAGAAAGTAATACTATTAATGATTTGGCTATTTATCCAAATCCAAATAACGGTAACTTTAATGTTCAATTTACTTCTACATCGGGTAATGAAATTAAAGTAAATGTTCATGATATTAGAGGTAGAGCGATTTTTGCTAAATCATATAACAGCAATGGGTTGTTTAATGAATCTTTGCAATTGAATAATATTCAATCTGGAGTTTATCTTGTAACTGTTCAAGATGGTGACAGAAAAGAAGTAAAAAAAATAGTAGTAAAATAA
- a CDS encoding zinc-dependent metalloprotease, with amino-acid sequence MKKTLQLILSLFVLNVAFSQTNKAWSSYKGQSIIVSKIAQRESFPENFSLLELDFNSLKQVVISAPDRFSEIQSNVIISIPNSDGKLERFRIYESSNFDFELQARFPEIRAYVGQGIDDKYAVLRMSLDPRGIQTMVFRADKQTEFMEPYSQDGSVYAVYKSSRKKGKLPFTCSTPEQTFVNDITTPEIVSRASTTTLLTFRLALSCNGEYANYFGATSSAQVANVLAAFNATMTRVNGVFEKDFAIRMNIVASTTNVIFYNPATDPYTTLANWNTQLQQTLNTTLTGPSTSLAANNAAYDVGHMFGADGGGGNAGCIGCVCVNGVASGTGSTKGRGITSPADGVPAGDTFDIDYVTHELGHQFGANHTFSHSSEGTGVNKEVGGGVTVMGYAGITSYNTHMNSIDIFHSASIAQVQANMVGKTCPTSTAITHSAPVVNSGGNWTIPLSTPFVLTGSATDAGGASGLTYTWEQNDDAGSNTGANSPASPTKTTGPNFVCYPASTSPTRYFPIMSSILAGSTTTQGVGVTSEALSSVARTLNFRLTARDNVLGQGQTNFADAVVTVANKTALTITMAPNTSYPVGSTQTVVWTGATGANGHNTIAGATNVDISFSSDNGVTWTTLLAGTPNDGTQAVTLPAGVAAPYCRFMVKASANVFFNISAPFSVGYTITTTCNSYTMNTGFAIPDNNTTFTVRSINVPTTANISDVNLAVNLTHTYVSDLQIVLQGPMTPTTQSTIFNQACTSNDNINATFDDQGSGIVCATTITGNVIPSSPLSVFNTLNPNGNWLVGIRDVAAADTGNVVSYTLTVCSEQVTLSTEDVGLDNFTLYPNPNNGNFNIQFTSNSGNEIKVNVHDVRGREIFAKSYNNNGLFNESLQLNNIQSGVYLVTVQDGARKEVKKIVVQ; translated from the coding sequence ATGAAAAAAACTTTACAGTTAATTTTATCTTTATTTGTTTTAAATGTGGCTTTCTCACAAACAAATAAAGCTTGGTCGTCCTACAAGGGTCAAAGTATTATAGTTTCTAAAATAGCTCAAAGAGAATCTTTTCCTGAGAACTTTTCTTTATTAGAATTAGATTTTAATAGTCTAAAGCAAGTTGTTATTTCTGCTCCAGATAGATTTTCAGAAATCCAATCAAATGTAATCATTTCTATACCAAATTCAGATGGAAAATTAGAGCGTTTTAGAATTTATGAATCCTCTAATTTTGATTTTGAGTTGCAAGCAAGATTTCCTGAAATTAGAGCTTATGTAGGTCAGGGTATTGATGATAAATACGCTGTATTAAGAATGAGTCTTGATCCCAGAGGAATTCAAACTATGGTTTTTAGAGCAGACAAACAAACAGAGTTCATGGAACCATATTCTCAAGATGGTAGTGTGTATGCGGTTTATAAATCTTCTAGAAAAAAAGGTAAGTTACCTTTTACATGTTCTACTCCTGAACAAACTTTTGTTAATGATATTACTACTCCTGAAATTGTATCTCGCGCTAGTACTACTACATTGTTAACTTTTAGATTAGCTTTGTCATGTAATGGTGAATATGCTAATTATTTTGGAGCAACGAGTTCAGCTCAAGTAGCGAACGTCTTGGCGGCTTTTAATGCTACAATGACAAGAGTTAATGGTGTTTTTGAAAAAGACTTTGCTATTCGTATGAATATTGTTGCTTCAACCACAAATGTGATTTTTTATAATCCTGCTACTGATCCTTATACAACTTTGGCAAACTGGAATACCCAATTACAGCAAACATTAAATACAACACTAACAGGCCCTTCAACTTCTTTAGCGGCAAACAATGCAGCATACGATGTTGGTCACATGTTTGGTGCCGATGGAGGAGGAGGTAATGCAGGGTGTATTGGTTGTGTTTGTGTAAATGGTGTTGCTTCTGGAACAGGTAGTACAAAAGGTAGAGGAATTACTTCTCCTGCAGATGGAGTTCCGGCAGGTGATACATTTGATATTGATTATGTTACACATGAATTAGGACATCAATTTGGTGCTAATCATACTTTTTCGCATTCATCTGAAGGAACAGGTGTAAATAAAGAAGTGGGTGGAGGTGTAACAGTTATGGGATATGCTGGCATTACTTCATATAATACTCATATGAATTCTATTGATATTTTTCATTCTGCTAGTATTGCTCAAGTTCAAGCAAATATGGTAGGTAAAACTTGTCCTACTTCAACAGCGATAACGCATTCTGCACCAGTTGTAAATTCGGGAGGTAACTGGACTATTCCATTGAGCACCCCTTTTGTTTTAACAGGTTCAGCTACTGATGCTGGTGGTGCTAGTGGATTAACATATACTTGGGAACAAAATGATGATGCTGGTTCTAATACTGGAGCTAATAGTCCGGCTAGCCCAACTAAAACAACTGGGCCAAATTTCGTGTGTTACCCAGCTTCAACTAGCCCAACACGATACTTTCCTATTATGTCTTCTATTTTGGCAGGAAGTACTACAACTCAAGGCGTTGGTGTTACTTCTGAAGCATTGAGTTCGGTTGCAAGAACATTGAACTTTAGATTAACTGCCCGTGATAATGTATTGGGCCAGGGACAAACTAATTTTGCTGATGCTGTGGTAACAGTTGCTAATAAAACTGCATTGACAATAACAATGGCGCCAAATACTAGTTATCCAGTTGGTTCAACTCAAACTGTTGTTTGGACAGGTGCAACTGGTGCTAATGGCCACAATACAATTGCTGGTGCAACAAATGTAGATATTTCGTTTTCGTCTGATAATGGTGTTACTTGGACTACTTTATTAGCTGGGACGCCAAATGATGGAACTCAGGCGGTAACTTTACCAGCAGGTGTTGCAGCGCCATATTGTAGATTTATGGTGAAGGCTAGTGCAAACGTTTTCTTCAATATTTCTGCTCCTTTTTCAGTGGGTTATACAATTACAACAACTTGTAATAGTTATACAATGAATACAGGTTTTGCAATTCCAGATAATAATACGACTTTTACGGTTAGATCTATTAATGTGCCTACAACAGCTAATATCTCTGATGTTAATTTAGCTGTTAACTTGACTCATACTTACGTTTCAGATTTACAAATCGTTCTACAAGGGCCTATGACGCCAACAACTCAGTCAACGATTTTTAATCAAGCATGTACGAGTAATGATAATATAAATGCTACTTTCGATGATCAAGGTTCAGGGATAGTTTGTGCTACAACAATTACAGGAAATGTTATTCCATCTTCTCCATTAAGTGTATTTAATACTTTAAATCCAAATGGGAATTGGTTAGTTGGTATTAGAGATGTGGCAGCTGCAGATACAGGAAATGTAGTTTCTTATACATTAACAGTTTGTTCGGAACAAGTAACTCTATCAACAGAGGATGTTGGTTTAGATAATTTTACATTATATCCAAACCCTAACAATGGAAACTTTAATATTCAATTTACATCAAATTCAGGTAATGAAATTAAAGTAAATGTTCATGATGTGAGAGGAAGAGAGATTTTTGCTAAATCATATAACAACAATGGGTTGTTTAATGAATCCTTACAATTGAATAATATTCAATCTGGAGTTTATCTTGTAACTGTTCAAGATGGTGCTAGAAAAGAAGTTAAGAAAATTGTAGTTCAATAA
- a CDS encoding zinc-dependent metalloprotease, translating to MMKKLQLLLTFVLFASLSYGQNKLWTKVSIEKLGSQEKMERVSVPSAYQIMHLDLNAFKQNLVGAPVDLDGVFSNTIVEFPNSKGELSKFRVYESPIMEKGLADRYPDIKSYSAIGIDNPTVRLRFSVTLFGLHVMSTSGDEGTYYIDTYTKDLNNYIVYNRKDLSTVRTFACHFQDNHEEIAEQNRSAVENQVMATDGMFRQYRLAMACTIEYAAFHVNAAGLNAGTTIQKKAAVLAAMNVTMTRVNGVYERDMSLRMNLVANNDQIIFITSDSFSNSNANNLINESQTVIDGTIGNANYDIGHTVSTGGGGLAGLGVVCNASNKARGITGSPSPVGDPYDIDYVAHEMGHQFGGPHTFSSNDDTAGNCNSGNNSPLNSVEPGSGSTIMAYAGICEENVQTNSDAYFHARSIELMTTFMTGSGDNCITPTANGNNAPVISALSNYTIPKGTAFMLTGSATDANAGASLTYCWEQTNAVAGTNYPSATQTTGPVYRSRNPSTSPTRYMPQMSDIFAGNLTPTWEVTPNVARTLAFALTVRDNQTPTGGQTARANMTVTIDDTRGPLVVTSQNTAGISYATGSVQNVTWNVNNTDTSTGGANVDILITNDNGVTWTTLLANTPNNGSANVTMPTTASPFCRLMVKASGNIFFAVNSATFAVGYTISNVCNNFSNNTPLAVPDGLGNNISGGTVSKTVVVSGIANSITDVNVTLASNHTYFWDMEISLTHPDGTSMKLSNHLCNGLASGFNIVFDDNGTPIVCSGNPVTGTYMPSNPLSVFNGKPANGTWTLSAFDWWAGDSGSLNNFTVQICSQVATLTSESFGLENFILSPNPNNGNFNIQFNSTTGNEIKINVHDIRGREIFNKSYQNNGLFNENLQLNNVQSGIYLVTVQDGSRKEVKKIVVQ from the coding sequence ATGATGAAAAAATTACAATTATTATTAACATTTGTTTTGTTTGCTAGTTTATCTTACGGACAAAATAAACTTTGGACTAAAGTTTCTATTGAGAAACTTGGAAGTCAAGAAAAGATGGAAAGAGTTTCGGTTCCATCTGCATATCAAATTATGCATTTAGATTTAAATGCATTTAAACAAAATTTAGTGGGAGCTCCTGTAGATTTAGATGGAGTTTTTTCTAACACTATTGTTGAGTTTCCTAACTCAAAAGGAGAACTTTCTAAATTTAGAGTTTATGAATCACCAATTATGGAAAAGGGATTGGCTGATAGATATCCTGATATTAAATCGTACTCTGCTATTGGTATTGATAATCCAACAGTAAGATTGAGGTTTAGTGTTACTTTGTTTGGATTACATGTAATGTCTACTTCAGGAGATGAAGGTACTTACTATATTGATACTTATACAAAAGATTTAAATAATTATATTGTATATAATAGAAAAGATCTTTCTACGGTAAGAACATTTGCTTGTCATTTTCAAGACAATCATGAGGAAATTGCTGAACAAAATAGAAGTGCTGTAGAAAACCAAGTAATGGCTACTGATGGTATGTTTAGACAATACAGATTGGCTATGGCTTGTACTATTGAATATGCTGCTTTTCATGTAAATGCAGCTGGTTTGAATGCTGGTACTACAATTCAAAAGAAAGCTGCTGTACTTGCTGCTATGAATGTAACCATGACACGTGTAAATGGTGTTTATGAAAGGGATATGTCGTTAAGAATGAATTTAGTTGCTAATAATGATCAAATTATTTTTATTACATCAGATTCTTTTTCAAATAGTAATGCTAATAATTTGATAAATGAAAGTCAAACAGTTATAGATGGAACAATTGGTAATGCAAATTATGATATTGGTCATACTGTTAGTACTGGTGGTGGTGGTTTAGCAGGTTTAGGAGTTGTGTGTAATGCATCTAATAAAGCAAGAGGTATTACAGGTTCGCCTTCGCCAGTTGGAGACCCTTATGATATTGATTATGTAGCGCACGAAATGGGACATCAATTTGGAGGTCCTCACACTTTTAGTTCTAATGATGATACAGCTGGTAATTGTAATTCTGGGAATAATAGTCCTTTAAATTCTGTCGAGCCTGGTAGTGGTTCTACAATTATGGCTTATGCTGGTATTTGTGAAGAAAATGTTCAGACAAATTCAGATGCTTATTTTCATGCTAGGAGTATTGAACTTATGACCACTTTTATGACAGGTTCAGGAGATAATTGTATTACTCCAACTGCTAATGGCAATAACGCTCCTGTTATTTCGGCTTTATCAAATTATACAATTCCAAAAGGTACTGCATTTATGCTAACAGGAAGTGCTACTGATGCTAATGCAGGTGCTTCTTTAACATATTGCTGGGAACAAACTAATGCAGTTGCTGGAACGAACTATCCTTCAGCTACTCAAACAACAGGACCTGTTTATAGATCTAGAAACCCAAGTACTTCACCAACACGTTATATGCCACAAATGTCTGATATTTTTGCTGGAAATTTAACACCGACTTGGGAAGTTACACCAAATGTTGCTAGAACATTAGCTTTTGCTCTTACTGTTAGAGATAATCAAACCCCTACGGGTGGCCAAACAGCACGTGCTAATATGACAGTAACTATTGATGATACAAGAGGGCCATTAGTTGTAACTTCACAAAATACAGCTGGAATTTCTTATGCTACAGGTTCAGTTCAAAATGTTACTTGGAATGTAAATAATACAGATACTTCTACAGGTGGGGCAAATGTTGATATTTTAATTACTAATGATAATGGTGTTACTTGGACTACATTGTTGGCAAATACACCAAATAATGGTTCTGCAAATGTAACAATGCCAACAACTGCATCTCCATTTTGTAGATTAATGGTTAAAGCAAGTGGAAATATTTTCTTTGCTGTAAACTCTGCTACTTTTGCTGTGGGTTATACGATTTCAAATGTTTGTAATAATTTTTCAAATAACACTCCTTTAGCAGTTCCAGATGGATTAGGAAATAATATTTCTGGTGGTACGGTTTCTAAAACAGTTGTGGTTTCAGGAATTGCCAATAGCATAACTGATGTGAATGTTACTTTGGCATCTAACCATACTTATTTTTGGGATATGGAAATTTCATTAACTCACCCAGATGGTACATCTATGAAATTGTCTAATCATTTATGTAATGGATTGGCAAGTGGATTTAATATTGTTTTTGACGATAATGGTACTCCTATTGTTTGTTCAGGGAATCCGGTAACTGGAACATATATGCCTAGCAACCCACTAAGTGTATTTAATGGTAAACCTGCTAATGGAACATGGACGCTTTCTGCTTTTGATTGGTGGGCTGGAGATTCGGGTTCTTTAAATAATTTTACAGTTCAAATTTGCTCTCAAGTTGCCACTTTGACATCTGAAAGTTTCGGTTTAGAAAATTTTATATTATCTCCAAATCCTAATAATGGTAATTTTAATATTCAGTTTAATTCAACAACTGGAAATGAAATTAAAATAAACGTACACGATATTAGAGGTAGAGAAATATTTAATAAATCATATCAAAATAATGGGTTATTTAATGAAAATTTACAATTAAACAATGTTCAATCTGGTATTTATCTTGTAACTGTTCAAGATGGCTCTAGAAAAGAAGTTAAAAAAATTGTGGTTCAATAA
- the pth gene encoding aminoacyl-tRNA hydrolase yields the protein MKKFLIVGLGNIGSEYANTRHNIGFKVLDYLAHKEGISFQTVKLGELAELKIKGRTLLLLKPNTYMNLSGKAIKYWLEKENIEKENMLVITDDLNLAFGTIRIKTKGSDGGHNGLKNIQLLLNSTEYPRYRFGISDAFKKGQQVDYVLGEWSDEEKEKLKERLEISSEIIKSFALAGLNNTMNTYNGK from the coding sequence ATGAAGAAATTCTTAATCGTTGGGCTTGGAAATATTGGCTCAGAATATGCAAATACAAGACACAATATCGGATTTAAAGTTTTGGACTATCTAGCACATAAGGAAGGAATTTCATTTCAAACCGTAAAATTGGGTGAACTAGCTGAACTAAAAATTAAAGGAAGAACCTTATTATTACTTAAGCCGAACACCTATATGAATTTGAGTGGAAAAGCAATTAAGTATTGGTTAGAAAAGGAAAACATCGAAAAAGAAAACATGTTGGTTATTACCGATGATTTGAATTTGGCTTTTGGAACCATCCGAATTAAAACAAAAGGAAGTGACGGTGGTCATAATGGACTTAAAAATATCCAATTATTATTAAACTCTACAGAATATCCTCGGTACAGATTTGGAATTAGTGATGCCTTTAAAAAAGGACAACAAGTAGATTACGTACTAGGCGAATGGAGCGATGAAGAAAAAGAAAAATTAAAAGAGCGTTTGGAAATAAGTTCAGAGATAATAAAATCTTTTGCTTTAGCAGGTTTAAACAATACGATGAATACATATAATGGGAAATAA